In Natranaeroarchaeum aerophilus, a single genomic region encodes these proteins:
- the mvk gene encoding mevalonate kinase encodes MTTSSAPGKIYLFGEHAVVYGEPAVPCAIERRARVTVEQREDSHLRVHADDLSLDGFTVEYSGATDAAPDIDVSESLIQAAMGYVDAAVRQARDAADAPDAGFDITIESDIPLGAGLGSSAAVTVAGIDAATRELCVELEAEEIADRAFQAEYEVQEGQASRADTFCSAMGGAVRVEGDDCRAIDAPDLPIVVGFDGGAGDTGELVAGVRELRETYGFAANTVAAIGDIVREGERSLAEGDIERLGELMDFNHGLLEALGVSSRSLDNMVWAARDAGAYGAKLTGAGGGGCIVALDDSEETETALRFTPGCEETFRAGLDREGVRLEEQ; translated from the coding sequence ATGACGACTTCGAGCGCTCCCGGGAAGATCTACCTGTTCGGGGAACACGCCGTTGTGTACGGCGAACCCGCAGTGCCGTGTGCGATCGAGCGCCGGGCGCGGGTGACGGTCGAACAGCGCGAGGACAGCCATCTCCGCGTCCACGCCGACGATCTGAGTCTGGACGGCTTCACGGTCGAGTACAGCGGCGCGACCGACGCAGCGCCCGACATCGACGTCTCCGAGTCGCTGATTCAGGCCGCGATGGGCTACGTGGACGCGGCAGTTCGACAGGCCAGAGACGCGGCGGACGCTCCGGACGCTGGCTTCGATATTACTATCGAGAGCGACATTCCGCTGGGTGCTGGACTCGGCTCGTCGGCAGCCGTAACGGTGGCCGGTATCGACGCGGCGACGCGCGAACTCTGCGTCGAACTGGAAGCCGAAGAGATCGCCGACCGGGCGTTTCAGGCCGAGTACGAGGTCCAGGAGGGGCAGGCCTCGCGTGCGGATACGTTCTGCTCGGCGATGGGCGGCGCGGTCCGTGTGGAGGGCGACGACTGCCGGGCCATTGACGCGCCGGACCTACCGATCGTGGTCGGCTTCGACGGCGGCGCGGGCGACACCGGCGAGCTCGTCGCGGGTGTCCGCGAACTCCGGGAGACCTACGGCTTCGCCGCGAATACGGTCGCGGCGATCGGCGATATTGTGCGCGAGGGCGAGCGCTCGCTGGCCGAGGGGGATATCGAGCGCCTCGGCGAACTGATGGACTTCAACCACGGGCTACTCGAAGCGCTCGGCGTCTCCTCCAGATCACTCGACAACATGGTGTGGGCCGCCCGTGATGCGGGAGCGTACGGCGCGAAACTCACCGGTGCAGGCGGCGGCGGTTGTATCGTCGCACTCGACGACAGCGAGGAGACCGAGACGGCACTGCGGTTCACGCCGGGCTGTGAGGAGACGTTCCGGGCCGGGCTCGATCGTGAGGGCGTCCGTCTGGAGGAACAATGA
- a CDS encoding isopentenyl phosphate kinase: MTVVLKLGGSVVTDKDREETVDGESLDAAAAAIGDAVDDLDGLVVVHGGGSFGHPNAADYGVSTTEGTRDADGVLAIHGAMKTLNKFVLRRLREHDVPAVPVHPLSAASRDTGGELTLPVQQVRTLLGEGFVPVLHGDVIGHTGEGVTVVSGDELVVELAASVDADRVGLCSAVPGVLDNDDAVISRIEAYEDVAEVLGASDATDVTGGMAGKVRALLELDVEASIFDLDSVGPFLAGDRVGTTID; encoded by the coding sequence ATGACGGTCGTCCTGAAACTGGGTGGGAGCGTCGTCACCGACAAGGACCGTGAGGAGACAGTCGACGGCGAGTCACTCGACGCCGCAGCGGCCGCCATCGGTGATGCCGTCGATGATCTCGACGGTCTGGTCGTCGTCCACGGCGGCGGGAGCTTCGGCCACCCGAACGCCGCCGACTACGGCGTCTCGACTACCGAGGGAACGCGAGATGCCGACGGCGTTCTCGCGATCCACGGCGCGATGAAGACCCTCAACAAGTTCGTCCTGCGACGGCTTCGCGAGCACGACGTCCCCGCAGTTCCCGTCCACCCGCTTTCGGCCGCGAGCCGTGATACGGGCGGTGAGTTGACCTTGCCCGTCCAGCAGGTCCGAACGCTGCTCGGCGAGGGCTTCGTCCCCGTACTCCACGGCGACGTGATCGGCCACACGGGCGAGGGGGTGACCGTCGTGAGCGGCGACGAGCTGGTCGTCGAACTGGCGGCGAGCGTTGACGCCGACCGGGTCGGGCTCTGTTCCGCCGTTCCGGGCGTACTCGATAATGATGATGCCGTCATCTCCCGGATCGAGGCGTATGAGGACGTCGCGGAGGTGCTTGGCGCAAGTGACGCGACCGACGTGACCGGCGGGATGGCCGGGAAGGTCCGGGCCTTGCTCGAACTCGACGTCGAGGCCTCGATCTTCGACCTTGATTCGGTCGGTCCGTTCCTCGCTGGCGATCGGGTCGGGACGACAATCGATTGA
- a CDS encoding type II toxin-antitoxin system RelE family toxin — protein MSEYDVLLGEDASEFLPVADDKTTRVCKEKLGYLADNPYPGRGRGDKEKLPIDGRRDRFRMHISRTYTAIYTVIEDDREVRVLEILPIDDAHKRYGF, from the coding sequence ATGTCTGAGTACGACGTGTTACTCGGCGAGGATGCGAGCGAGTTCCTCCCGGTAGCTGATGACAAGACCACCAGAGTCTGCAAAGAGAAGCTCGGCTATCTCGCCGACAATCCCTACCCTGGGCGAGGTCGCGGAGACAAAGAGAAGCTTCCGATCGACGGTCGCCGTGATCGGTTTCGAATGCACATTTCGCGGACGTACACGGCGATTTACACTGTAATCGAGGACGATCGTGAAGTCCGCGTTCTCGAAATCCTACCGATCGACGACGCGCACAAACGGTACGGGTTCTGA
- a CDS encoding DUF7557 family protein: MSADKRIPVTEETRKELHELKEPGQTYDDLLQELAQARRREDLERRFQELEGQDGDELTALEDV; encoded by the coding sequence ATGTCCGCCGACAAACGTATTCCGGTCACCGAGGAAACCCGGAAAGAACTACACGAGCTGAAAGAACCGGGGCAGACGTACGATGACCTGCTCCAGGAACTCGCCCAGGCACGCCGTCGTGAAGACCTTGAGCGTCGGTTCCAGGAACTCGAAGGGCAAGACGGCGACGAACTAACCGCGCTCGAAGATGTCTGA